The window TTTTCTCAAACATTAGAGAAGTCTCCAGACCACTAGACTGGAATTTATTTTTGACAATCGTTGCTAAATCAGTCATTAAAGTCCGAAAACTATGGACAGGAAGCTTTTCAGGTGTCTTTTTAGTCGCTGCCTTAGCGCGGGCTTTCTTTGAACGCTTAGATGGAGCAACAATTGAACTTTTTCCCTCCGGTTCAACTGTGACTTTTTCATCGTCAAACAGCAGTGGAGCTAAAGCTTTCCTCATGTGCCACTCCACATAATAAGCCAGCATACACAAGAAGACGTGAGCTTTGACGCGCTGTTCTAAACGGTGATAAATTGGACGTACTTTCAAATCGATAGTTTTATAACTGCGGAAAGCTTGTTCGACAGTAGAAAGGCTTTTATAGGTTCTCACCGTTTGAGCCGCATCTAAAGTCTCCGGTTTGACTGAAGTCCGAATAATATAGACTCCATCCAAAGCCGAATCATTGGCGATAGCCGCTTCATTCAATGAGTAAGAAAAACTTGTCTCAGTGATGGCAATATTAAAGTATTTCCCCACACATGTAGCATTGAGAACTCGCCCCACTCTCAGTCCAATCTGGTCGGCTCCTTTGAGGGCGCGTTTATCTCGTGAAGTGGCGATAACAATCTTATTGAGTTCCTGCTGTGTCGCCTGTAATAAAGCAATTCTAGTCAAAGACTTTTCTTGAGCAAGCATCGGGTTGCGACAAGCAATTAGCCGCTCACTGGGGTAATCAGAACAAGAAAATTCTACTAAGTCAGTTTCATCAAATAATGAGAGTTGAACAGCTTCTTGTTCAAGAAGTTTCCGAAGCTCCTTCGGATAGATGTCTTAGGGCTAACTCATTTTCGATTAATTCTTGTTTGGATACCAGCCAATGCATTGCTTCATACAATTCATCCTCATCGGCTTTTTCTAAGCCCAACAGTTCACTTAACGATGAAAAACACGTTTCGCTGTGCAATCCTCTCGCTGTGGCTAACTTGGAACGAGGCTCAATGAGACGTGCCACAATCATCGCCAAAACTAGAGCTCGTTTTCTCGAATTTGAGGGTGAGATTAGATGGTGCAAAGACAGTTTTTTGATTGTTCCTAAAACCGCAGCTACATGACCATGAGGTAGACTTCTTTCTACAGAGAATGATTCGGAGAGATTTTCAATAGCTGCGCCGCCTTTGAGTACTATTCTCAAGTTATCAACGACGGTATCCGGTAATTTCGACAGGTTAGCTAAAGTTCTTTTACGGATTTTACCCCCTTCACGATAGGACTCTCGTAGGAGGACAGCGGGGGGTGAATTTCTGTTAGGGACTCGTTCAATATACATGGCTACTATTGTCCCAGAAATCTCCCCGCCAAAATCTTAAAAAATTCTTAAAAACATGGGTACGGCTTTCTGGGAGTAAATGGCTCTAGTTCCCGTCACTCAAGCTTTTTCTCCCTTTGTAGTTCATCTGTACGGGGGAACTTCCGCTCAAATGAACCTGTCCTCGACTTTTGGCGAATAGTATACACCCGCTTAGTCTGATAGTTTGGCATCCGTACCGGGCAGGGAGTAAGGAAAGATGCAACAGAACAGCCCAGAGGGACAAAAAGCTTACCTGGGTACGGGATGGGCGTCTCCGCTACGAGTCAACCTCCAAGGCAGTATCCAACTCAGTTCCGCAGAACGCAATATCGAAGAATCCATTTGGCTGATTTTACGCACGGATTTAGGAGAACGGGTGTATCGGCCTGAATTTGGGTCGCGTCTATCTGAATTGACCTTTGCGCCGATGAATACTCAAACGTTACTCCTGATTCGTCTATACGTACAGGAAGCATTGGAGATGTGGGAACCCCGGATCGAACTGGATGAGGTGAGAGCTGACCCCGATCCCTTGCGTGGTCGAGTCGATGTGATTATTGAATATCATCCGAAAGATAGCCACGATTATCGTAGCCTGGTCTATCCTTTCTTTCTATTACCAGGAGGGGAGCAAGAGTTTGACCGAGGACAATGATTTTTCGGACATTTAACATGATTACTCGACATTTCAATTCTTCTGAAGCGACCTGATGAATTCGCGAACCACGTCAAATTGAGTACTATGAACCTGTTGGTATTGATTTAGGGGTAAAGACATTTGTAACGATTAAGGAACAGTAGTGGAATTTGATTTTTTACCCAATTTACCGAAATCTAATTTAGACGATCGCACCTACAAAGACTTAGTCGAAGAGTGCATCTTACGCATTCCTCGTTATTGTCCGGAGTGGACGAATTATAACCCTAGTGACCCAGGTGTCACACTGATTGAACTGTTTGCGTGGTTAACCGACCAAATGTTGCTGCGGTTCAATCGGGTTCCCCTACGGAACTATGTGACGTTTTTAGAGTTAATCGGGGTTCGCCTGCAAGCATCGGTTCCCGCTCAAACCGATATTACCTTTTACCTCACCAGTTCGTTGCCGGAACCCTACACGATTCCAGGGGGAACGGAAGTGGCGACGGTACGAACGGAAACCGAGGAGGCGATTGTTTTTAGCACCGATGAGCCATTAACGATTGGCAGTCCCAGCTTACGCCACTTTCTCACAGCAGAAGTGGCGGACGAGGAACCGGAAGTGTTGCGCGATCGCTTCACCAATTTATGGACGCAGCGATCGGATGGAGAATGGGAAGGTCGGGAACTCTCCCTGTTCAACGAACAACCTGAACCCGGAAATAGCTTTTATCTCGTATTCGATCCCGAACACGAATTAGCGGGTAACGTTCTAGCTGTCACCTTTAAAGGCGAAGCTGCCACCCCCACCGGTATTAATCCCGACGCACCTCCCCGCCGTTGGGAAGCTTGGAATGGTGCTTACTGGCAATCTGTTCTAATTCAAGAAACAGACGACGGCACGCGAGGCTTTAGTTTTAGCGAAATCCGAGCACAAGGGGGGAATCCCCTGCAAGGTGCAGACCTTGTCCTGCATTTGCCAATCCATTGGCCTGTAACTCGCTTTACCACTTATCAGGGTCTTTGGCTACGCTGCGTCTACACTCCAGCGAGTTTAGGTCAGCCTGGATACAGTAGTTCTCCCCGAATCGTGGCTTTATCTGTGCGGGCGATCGGGGGCACGGTGGCAGCCAGTCAAAGTAGTCTGGTTCGTAATGAGCTTTTGGGAGAAAGTGATGGAACTCCCGGTCAGACGTTCCAATTAGAAGGCGTTCCGGTTCTAACGCGCCGCGAGGATGAATACATCCTGATTGAACCGCCGGGGGGATTACCCCAAACCTGGCAAGAAGTGACGGATTTTGCCAATTCTCAGGGAGAGGATTTGCACTATACCCTAGATTCGCGCACGGGAGTCGTTCAGTTTGGTCCTTTAATTCGCGAACCCAGCCAAATCCAGCAGCAAACCTTCCTCCGTTCTCGCTCTTACCTACCGATGGGGAGCAATCGCTCGATCGCAGAAGAGATTTCAGCTCAAGACGTAAATGCCTTAGAGCGTCAATTCGGTGCGGTTCCGCCCAGAGGCTCGAAAATTCGCATGGTTGCCTACCGTACCGGGGGCGGTCAAAAAGGGAACGTGCAGCGAGCAAGCCTGACTGTGCCGAAGTCTGCGGTGCCTTACATCGCTAGGGTAATCAACCATACCCCCGCCCGCAATGGAGCCGATGCCGAATCCTTAGAAGAGGCCGTGATGCGAGTGCCCGCTATGCTGCGAACCCGCGATCGCGCCGTCACCCTGGAGGATTTTGAGACCCTAACCCTACGCGCTGGTAAAGGTTCAGTGGCTCGTGCCCGTTGCCTGTCCCCCACCTCGGTTGATGAGGCGGGACTGATTCGTCTGCTAGTTGTCCCGCAAGCCAATACAGAAGCGATCGCCAGAGCCGAAGGCATCCCGCCCGAATTCTTTGCCCTAACGCCTCAACTTCAGTCCCAGGTGCTATCTTACCTGGACGAGCGGCGACTCTTGGGCGTACAGGTGCGCTGTCAGCAACCGGATTATGTGGGAGTTTCGGTACAAACTGAGGTAGCCCTAGAACCGGAGTACAATAACTATCGCGCCCAAGAAGACATTTTATTTAAACTTCGGGTTGCCCTGTACCGCTTTTTCAATCCCCTAACCGGCGGCCCCGATGGAACGGGCTGGCCTTTCGGGCGTCCGGTTTACCCTTCTGATATTGTCACCCTGTTCCAGAAAACGCCTGGGGTGCGTTATCTCGGTGTGATTCAACTCTTTGAGATTCGCCAACACGATCAGAACTGGGTGCGGACTTTGCCCTTAGATCCTGTAATTAATCCCGGCCCTCAAGGGTTAGTCTGCTCTTGGGCAGATAATCGCTTACGATCCGGTCACGTTATCAACCTCATCCAATAAGCAGGTTAGCCGGTTGAAGGTTAACCCGTGAGTTTATATAGCTGTCGGGATAAAGGTTAGGACTTTCTTTAACAGCTCTTGCGACCCCTTATTTTCTACCCTCTGCCTTCTGCCTTCTGCCTTCTGCCTTCTACCCTCTACCTTCTGCCTTCTACCTTCTGCCTTCTACCCTCTGCCATAACATTCAACATTCATGACTCAAGCACGTTCCGGTCAAAGTTTGTATCTACGGCTGACTGCCATGCAGTTCTCCGAGGCGACTCCCACGCCCAACTTAGAACTCACGGGTACGATGGCGACAGATACAATGACGACGGGCTGTAATGTGTTGCTGCACCCCGGAGAGCCAAGTGAAATGCTGGTGCAGCTAGAAAACTTGGGCAGGCGCACGCTGCAATTAGATTTACAAGTGGAGGGAGACTTTCCATCGCAGTGGTGTCAAATTGGCATGGAGGGACGGGTACTCCTCCCCGGACAAAGGATGGAGGCTGTGCTGTACTTCCAGGCATCTCCTGACTTCTTTGAGGATAACCAACTTCAGGA of the Allocoleopsis franciscana PCC 7113 genome contains:
- a CDS encoding GPW/gp25 family protein, encoding MQQNSPEGQKAYLGTGWASPLRVNLQGSIQLSSAERNIEESIWLILRTDLGERVYRPEFGSRLSELTFAPMNTQTLLLIRLYVQEALEMWEPRIELDEVRADPDPLRGRVDVIIEYHPKDSHDYRSLVYPFFLLPGGEQEFDRGQ
- a CDS encoding putative baseplate assembly protein, with product MEFDFLPNLPKSNLDDRTYKDLVEECILRIPRYCPEWTNYNPSDPGVTLIELFAWLTDQMLLRFNRVPLRNYVTFLELIGVRLQASVPAQTDITFYLTSSLPEPYTIPGGTEVATVRTETEEAIVFSTDEPLTIGSPSLRHFLTAEVADEEPEVLRDRFTNLWTQRSDGEWEGRELSLFNEQPEPGNSFYLVFDPEHELAGNVLAVTFKGEAATPTGINPDAPPRRWEAWNGAYWQSVLIQETDDGTRGFSFSEIRAQGGNPLQGADLVLHLPIHWPVTRFTTYQGLWLRCVYTPASLGQPGYSSSPRIVALSVRAIGGTVAASQSSLVRNELLGESDGTPGQTFQLEGVPVLTRREDEYILIEPPGGLPQTWQEVTDFANSQGEDLHYTLDSRTGVVQFGPLIREPSQIQQQTFLRSRSYLPMGSNRSIAEEISAQDVNALERQFGAVPPRGSKIRMVAYRTGGGQKGNVQRASLTVPKSAVPYIARVINHTPARNGADAESLEEAVMRVPAMLRTRDRAVTLEDFETLTLRAGKGSVARARCLSPTSVDEAGLIRLLVVPQANTEAIARAEGIPPEFFALTPQLQSQVLSYLDERRLLGVQVRCQQPDYVGVSVQTEVALEPEYNNYRAQEDILFKLRVALYRFFNPLTGGPDGTGWPFGRPVYPSDIVTLFQKTPGVRYLGVIQLFEIRQHDQNWVRTLPLDPVINPGPQGLVCSWADNRLRSGHVINLIQ